One Phaseolus vulgaris cultivar G19833 chromosome 11, P. vulgaris v2.0, whole genome shotgun sequence genomic window carries:
- the LOC137836988 gene encoding uncharacterized protein has translation MRRTRQTSPAPSAEEGAVTVAQVLEMMRALQDNVAASRAEQEKMQAELAASQSRNDELNRVNEELKRTLQAQKERAVEEGMLMPPSPTRAFPMPFSPEIMQTVVAPNLVGVKASFTGVEDPEAHLMAFHTQMMLYGGSDVVYCKMFMSTLSGIAMEWFVSLPEGHITSFHQFSKLFTEQYIVNRAPSVVSYDLFDVRQYQGESLKDYLNRFRAEVVRLPSKDEDMLVHAFKKGVLPGPFSESLIRSHPNTFAEIRRRAVVHIVAETEVSEKRGSAAPLKPRGGQGKQQQHTRVHEAKEGKKVQGKPRPYAPRKDRGRGRARENNAPPRYDFMVGYLGGRRTSGVSFTKPLATHSTPA, from the coding sequence AAGACAaacatcacctgcgccatctgctgaggaaggagctgtgacagtggcgcaggtcctggagatgatgcgtgcgctgcaggacAATGTCGCAGCGTCGAGAGCTGAACAAGAGAAGATGCAGGCGGAGTTGGCTGCATCGCAGAGCAGGAATGATGAGCTGAATCGCGTTAATGAGGAGCTGAAAAGGACGTTACAGGCGCAGAAGGAACGCGCAGTTGAAGAAGGGATGTTGATGCCACCATCGCCTACGAGGGCGTTCcctatgccattctcccctgaaatcatgCAAACCGTGGTggctcccaacctggtgggagtGAAGGCGTCCTTCACGGGGGTAGAAGACCCAGAAGCGCATCTGATGGCGTTtcacactcagatgatgctgtATGGGGGCTCAGATgtcgtgtactgcaagatgttcatgagtacACTGAGTGGAATCGCCATGGAATGGTTCGTGAGTCtgccagagggtcatatcacgtccttccatcagttttcgaagcttttcactgagcagtacatcgttaaCAGAGCACCTTCAGTGGTGTCatacgatctgttcgatgtaCGCCAATAtcaaggtgagtcgctgaaagactacctcaaccgcttcaGAGCAGAAGTGGTTAGATTGCCCAGCAAGGACgaggatatgctggtgcatgcgtttaagaagggagtgctgcctggtcccttcagtgagtcgctcatcaggagccatcccaacACCTTTGCGGAGATCCGGCGACGCGCGGTGGTgcacatagtggcagagacagaggtttctgagaaaagaggaagtgctgcaccactgAAGCCACGTGGAGGACAGGGGAAGCAACAGCAGCAcacgagggtgcatgaggcaaagGAGGGAAAGAAGGTGCAGGGGAAACCTCGTCCTTATGCACCCAGGAAGGACCGGGGCAGGGGGCGTGCGAGGGAGAATAATGCACCCCCAAGATACGATTTCATGGTAGGGTACTTGGGAGGAAGAAGaacgagtggtgtgagtttcaccaagcctttggccacacactccaCTCCTGCTTAG